A genomic region of Megalobrama amblycephala isolate DHTTF-2021 linkage group LG6, ASM1881202v1, whole genome shotgun sequence contains the following coding sequences:
- the si:dkey-229b18.3 gene encoding serine/arginine repetitive matrix protein 2 — MASECTYSAQYDTDDTFRTTKLSADEQRERAGYVNGGCASLSSSLFEVIGGSLYRRKLEKGFVQYREVLAEDKRLQSIATFHEKRPGKSHHTLEDTYRLVAEHYWWEGMYFQVRDYVFGCEECQRSQSERSACSDVGLISRMVESHSHQVLSKLNSQREAGLFCDITLKTGDGQSFVAHKAVLAAVSEYFQELFTEMDSATDPQSHVDLTGFSEQSLLALLEFSYTSTLNLSLDILTEVCAMARHLRMWPALEACSAIKREQETCQLHSRMHSTPGEPNSSMPGPFRRDHSSASGGKVGLKRKREDEEGEGSGSSWNIQAQYSEQIVDKVTDESETETSNPQFQRQVPFSFQVEENGFPCSPNRRMKLMDFKSPSCKKKTASRPTSSIISTSPCTSTRSSFPSRRLLRSSPGAALALRRLLPKIDLSTKRKRKSSSYRAYKPQCEFSVTPSQSQATSLTHDTSVKVKEEYVEEKVCNKVPQEEVHSPRAQEKYRLLSFLGLQRKSLLPGPEELSGWGQKKRLRKLKVSDYSLTARRKPRAQGVPLGFGTSLGVLAAVNPSLSLCDMSRMDLLNRPVKIELQESWNQERSKRKRNDPVQPIARATRSRSLLHTDSSAIVQTLRRHHKNQDKAPSQPARRGRVPAHNASSPSKSTMLRIKQESSDSAILQPIHRRNTVCSPQATPPKAPGRRGRPPADRTVRVATTNLQHTKRHKPGRPPTGKPKSSKQIESKTKCNRTTRVPQAKHSRIGRGTQVKENRKIKEHSKRKDSPEVQYGVMNWDASNHQHLHSHPLYKTIKEEPADPLPLTQPFPTSDPSDLGKRQSKPPVKLLDQGFLFGFCRQPSGIKREEESMDIYLTRSVSHGSSSHCDSSPGMGRRDRVRARIMPDRTGLNGPHWAGLGNRHSPFSQRIAIRVKTERDETSVSRGSQVSRVSRHPQVSKRSCKVKKEPTKTKNVNKLLPLSSRRSVLLESIRRARLKQQKSPHSRTSSGAHACLQCRATYRDCDALIMHRIKHIEGKHWPCPLCSKTFFRQRNVRNHIRTHNPKLYKCRQCIAAH; from the exons ATGGCAAGTGAATGCACCTACAGTGCTCAGTATGACACTGATGACACCTTTCGCACTACTAAACTCTCAGCGGACGAGCAGCGGGAACGCGCGGGTTATGTGAACGGCGGCTGCGCGTCCCTCTCGTCTTCTCTCTTCGAGGTCATCGGCGGCTCTCTTTACCGTAGAAAGTTGGAGAAGGGTTTCGTCCAGTATCGGGAGGTGCTGGCTGAAGACAAGCGACTTCAGTCCATAGCTACTTTCCACGAGAAGAGACCCGGCAAGTCGCACCACACCCTGGAGGACACATACAGACTAGTGGCCGAGCACTATTGGTGGGAAG gaATGTATTTTCAGGTCAGAGACTATGTCTTTGGCTGTGAGGAATGCCAACGCAGTCAGTCTGAGAGATCAGCG TGTTCCGATGTGGGACTTATCTCCAGGATGGTGGAATCGCATAGTCATCAAGTCTTAAGTAAACTTAATAGCCAACGGGAAGCAGGGCTTTTCTGTGATATCACACTGAAAACTGGTGATGGCCAGTCTTTCGTCGCCCACAAAGCAGTCCTTGCCGCGGTGAGCGAGTACTTCCAGGAGTTATTTACTGAAATGGACTCAGCCACAGATCCCCAGTCACACGTTGACCTCACAG GATTCAGTGAGCAGAGCCTGCTTGCTTTACTAGAGTTCTCTTACACTTCCACCCTCAATCTGAGTCTGGACATCTTGACGGAGGTTTGTGCCATGGCCCGCCATCTACGCATGTGGCCTGCCCTTGAGGCTTGCTCTGCTATCAAAAGGGAGCAAGAGACTTGTCAGTTACATTCCAGAATGCACAGTACTCCTGGTGAACCAAATAGTTCAATGCCTGGACCTTTCAGGAGAGACCACTCCTCAGCTTCAGGAGGGAAAGTGGGACTCAAAAGGAAGAGAGAGGATGAGGAAGGAGAAGGTTCTGGGTCTTCCTGGAACATCCAAGCACAGTACAGTGAGCAGATTGTTGATAAGGTAACGGATGAATCTGAAACAGAAACCTCAAATCCTCAGTTCCAACGGCAAGTCCCGTTCAGTTTTCAGGTTGAGGAAAATGGCTTTCCATGCAGCCCAAATCGCAGAATGAAGCTCATGGACTTCAAATCTCCATCCTGCAAGAAAAAAACTGCCTCTCGCCCCACATCTTCAATCATCTCAACATCTCCTTGCACCTCTACTCGTTCTTCCTTTCCATCACGCCGTCTGCTTCGTTCTTCACCTGGCGCTGCACTTGCTTTGCGCAGACTCCTGCCGAAAATTGACCTCTCCACTAAGAGAAAGAGGAAGTCCTCTTCCTACCGGGCATATAAGCCTCAGTGTGAATTCTCAGTGACTCCGTCCCAATCTCAGGCAACTTCTTTGACCCATGATACCTCAGTAAAGGTAAAGGAGGAGTATGTGGAGGAGAAGGTATGTAACAAAGTCCCTCAAGAAGAGGTGCACAGTCCCCGTGCTCAGGAGAAATATCGTCTTCTTAGCTTCCTTGGCTTGCAGAGGAAATCCCTGTTGCCCGGTCCAGAAGAACTGTCCGGTTGGGGGCAGAAAAAACGACTTAGGAAGTTAAAAGTAAGTGATTATTCACTCACAGCCCGGCGGAAACCTCGTGCACAAGGCGTCCCATTGGGATTCGGAACCAGTTTAGGGGTGCTTGCTGCCGTTAATccttctctgtctctctgtgacATGAGCAGAATGGACTTGCTGAACAGACCAGTGAAAATAGAACTCCAAGAATCTTGGAACCAAGAAAGGTCCAAAAGGAAAAGAAATGATCCTGTGCAGCCAATTGCAAGAGCTACACGTAGCAGGTCATTGCTGCACACAGACTCCAGTGCAATCGTTCAAACGCTCAGACGTCACCATAAAAATCAAGATAAAGCACCTTCCCAGCCTGCACGAAGAGGTAGAGTACCAGCACACAATGCCTCGTCCCCTTCAAAAAGTACTATGCTCAGGATAAAACAAGAATCTTCAGACAGTGCCATCCTGCAACCTATTCACCGTCGCAATACTGTCTGTAGCCCCCAGGCAACTCCTCCTAAAGCACCCGGACGTAGGGGTCGCCCACCAGCAGATCGCACAGTAAGGGTAGCCACAACAAATTTGCAGCACACAAAGCGGCACAAACCTGGGCGTCCCCCAACAGGTAAACCTAAGAGTTCAAAACAAATagaaagcaaaacaaaatgcaacCGTACTACAAGAGTGCCACAAGCAAAGCACAGCAGAATTGGAAGAGGAACACAGGTGAaggaaaacagaaaaataaaggaACATTCGAAAAGAAAGGACAGTCCTGAAGTTCAGTATGGTGTCATGAACTGGGATGCTTCCAACCATCAGCATCTTCACAGCCATCCTCTTTACAAAACAATAAAGGAAGAGCCAGCTGACCCCTTGCCCCTAACCCAGCCATTTCCAACCAGTGATCCCTCAGACCTGGGCAAGCGTCAGAGCAAACCGCCCGTCAAACTGTTGGATCAAGGCTTCCTCTTTGGGTTCTGTCGGCAGCCAAGTGGCATCAAACGAGAGGAGGAGAGCATGGACATCTATCTGACTCGTTCGGTCTCTCATGGAAGTAGTTCCCATTGCGATTCATCACCTGGCATGGGGAGAAGAGATCGGGTGAGGGCCAGAATTATGCCAGATCGGACAGGCCTAAATGGGCCTCACTGGGCAGGACTTGGCAACAGGCACTCACCCTTTTCCCAAAGGATTGCTATTCGAGTGAAGACAGAGAGGGATGAAACCAGCGTGTCCCGAGGGTCACAGGTTAGCCGAGTTTCTAGACACCCCCAAGTTAGCAAGAGGAGCTGTAAAGTCAAGAAAGAACCTACAAAGACAAAG AATGTAAATAAGCTGCTTCCTCTGAGCAGTCGCCGTTCCGTCCTACTGGAATCTATCCGACGGGCACGTCTGAAACAGCAGAAGAGTCCTCACAGTCGGACCTCCAGTGGAGCACATGCTTGCCTGCAGTGCAGAGCCACCTACAGGGATTGTGATGCCCTTATTATGCACCGGATCAAGCACATTGAAGGCAAACACTGGCCCTGTCCG